One genomic segment of candidate division KSB1 bacterium includes these proteins:
- a CDS encoding heavy metal translocating P-type ATPase, translating into MAKDPICGMTVDETTSLTAERDGQTYYFCCEHCRQKFLAPSAPQVITLKRPLAVAKQPVSLAPSHQEKHGQHAPATVAHACCADDGASPTTPSSAAKYFCPMCEGVESDKPGDCPKCGMALELNPAWKPKSKIIYTCPMHPEIEQGHPGECPICGMALEPKTVSRDTEEENAELRDMTRRFWIGAALTLPVFLLAMAHMIPALNVVPENISRRLQFILTTPVVLWAGWPFFKRGWRSIKTMHLNMFTLIAIGVGAAYFFSVAAMLLPNLFPHSMRHNGGVNVYFEAAAVIVVLVLLGQVLELRARSRTGNAIRSLLNLAPPTAHLIHNGEEKEVPLESVKRGDRLRVRPGEKIPVDGVVIEGRSSVDESMITGEPIPVEKNPGDKVTGGTVNGAGSFVMQAQRVGSDTLLAQIVDMVAQAQRSRAPIQGLADKVSGYFVPAVVAIAVVTSLLWYFFGPEPRLAYALVNAVAVLIIACPCALGLATPMSVMVGVGRGAQSGVLIRNAEAIEIMEKVNTLVVDKTGTLTHGKPRLTAVLPAEGFEENELLLAAASVEQNSEHPLAAAIVQGAKERGVKPQTITDFASITGGGVVGKLGGREIAVGKSAFLQQRGVSGLAAFEARAGVLQSEGNTVIFIAINGKAAGLLAIADPIKASTPEAIKELHQLGLKIIMLTGDNQRTAETVAKKLGIDEVEAGVEPQNKHERIQQLRQQGRIVAMAGDGINDAPALAAAHVGIAMGTGTDVAMESAGITLVKGDLRGITNTINLSRAMMRNIRQNLFFAFVYNTLGIPLAAGALYPFFGVLLSPIIAGAAMSFSSVSVIVNALRLRKQKL; encoded by the coding sequence ATGGCTAAAGACCCCATTTGCGGCATGACGGTGGATGAAACGACAAGCCTGACAGCCGAGCGCGACGGGCAGACCTACTATTTTTGCTGTGAGCATTGCCGGCAGAAATTTCTCGCGCCGTCTGCACCGCAAGTCATCACCCTGAAACGGCCCCTTGCGGTCGCAAAGCAGCCTGTGAGTCTTGCGCCTTCGCACCAAGAGAAGCATGGCCAGCACGCGCCGGCGACGGTCGCGCACGCTTGTTGCGCGGATGATGGTGCATCACCAACAACGCCCAGTTCCGCTGCGAAATATTTTTGCCCGATGTGCGAGGGCGTCGAAAGCGACAAGCCCGGCGATTGCCCGAAATGCGGCATGGCATTGGAACTGAATCCTGCGTGGAAACCTAAGAGCAAAATTATCTACACGTGCCCGATGCATCCCGAAATCGAGCAGGGTCATCCCGGCGAATGCCCGATCTGCGGCATGGCGTTGGAGCCGAAAACAGTGTCACGCGACACCGAAGAGGAAAACGCCGAGTTGCGCGACATGACGCGCCGCTTCTGGATTGGCGCAGCGCTCACGTTGCCGGTTTTTCTGCTGGCGATGGCGCATATGATTCCCGCGCTGAACGTGGTACCGGAAAATATTTCGCGCCGGTTGCAGTTCATTCTCACCACGCCGGTGGTTTTGTGGGCCGGCTGGCCGTTCTTCAAGCGCGGGTGGCGTTCGATTAAAACGATGCACTTGAACATGTTCACGCTCATCGCCATCGGCGTGGGCGCGGCTTATTTCTTCAGCGTCGCGGCAATGCTGTTGCCCAATCTGTTTCCCCATTCCATGCGGCACAATGGCGGTGTGAACGTTTATTTCGAAGCCGCGGCAGTGATTGTCGTGCTGGTGTTACTCGGACAAGTGCTGGAATTGCGCGCGCGCAGCCGTACCGGCAACGCCATTCGCAGCCTGCTCAATCTCGCGCCGCCCACGGCCCACCTCATTCACAACGGCGAAGAAAAAGAAGTGCCGTTGGAAAGCGTGAAAAGGGGTGATCGTTTGCGCGTGCGGCCGGGCGAAAAAATTCCAGTTGATGGTGTCGTCATCGAAGGCCGCAGCAGCGTGGACGAGTCGATGATTACCGGCGAGCCGATTCCGGTGGAGAAAAACCCGGGCGACAAAGTCACTGGCGGCACGGTGAACGGCGCCGGCAGTTTCGTGATGCAAGCCCAGCGCGTGGGCAGTGATACTTTGCTGGCGCAAATCGTGGACATGGTCGCGCAAGCGCAACGCAGCCGCGCACCAATTCAAGGGCTGGCTGACAAGGTTTCCGGCTATTTTGTTCCGGCAGTCGTCGCCATTGCCGTAGTCACTTCATTACTTTGGTATTTCTTCGGGCCGGAGCCGCGGCTGGCTTATGCCCTTGTCAATGCCGTTGCAGTGTTGATTATTGCATGCCCGTGCGCTTTGGGTTTGGCGACGCCGATGTCGGTGATGGTGGGCGTGGGCCGCGGCGCGCAATCCGGCGTGCTCATTCGCAACGCCGAAGCCATCGAAATCATGGAGAAAGTCAATACGCTGGTCGTTGATAAAACCGGTACCCTCACGCACGGCAAGCCACGTCTCACTGCCGTGTTGCCGGCCGAAGGTTTTGAGGAGAATGAACTGCTGCTGGCGGCGGCCTCGGTCGAGCAAAACAGTGAGCATCCGCTGGCCGCCGCAATTGTGCAAGGCGCAAAAGAACGAGGAGTGAAGCCACAAACGATTACGGATTTTGCTTCGATCACTGGCGGAGGTGTCGTCGGCAAACTTGGGGGAAGGGAAATTGCTGTAGGCAAAAGTGCCTTCTTGCAGCAACGCGGGGTGAGCGGCCTAGCGGCGTTCGAAGCGCGCGCAGGAGTACTGCAATCCGAAGGCAACACGGTTATTTTCATTGCGATTAATGGCAAAGCTGCAGGCTTGCTCGCGATTGCTGATCCCATCAAAGCTTCAACCCCCGAGGCCATCAAAGAATTGCACCAACTCGGCTTGAAAATCATCATGCTCACCGGCGATAATCAACGCACTGCGGAAACAGTGGCAAAGAAACTCGGCATTGACGAAGTTGAAGCCGGCGTCGAGCCGCAAAACAAACACGAGCGTATTCAGCAATTGCGGCAACAGGGCCGCATCGTGGCGATGGCGGGCGACGGCATCAATGACGCGCCGGCATTGGCCGCGGCGCATGTCGGCATCGCGATGGGCACGGGCACGGACGTCGCCATGGAAAGCGCGGGCATCACGCTGGTCAAAGGCGATCTGCGCGGTATCACCAATACCATCAACCTGAGCCGCGCCATGATGCGCAATATTCGCCAGAATCTTTTTTTCGCGTTTGTTTACAACACGCTCGGCATTCCCCTTGCCGCCGGCGCGCTCTATCCGTTTTTTGGCGTATTGCTCAGCCCCATCATCGCGGGCGCGGCGATGAGCTTCAGCTCGGTTTCGGTGATTGTCAATGCCCTGCGTCTGCGCAAGCAAAAGCTGTAA
- a CDS encoding heavy-metal-associated domain-containing protein — translation MVRNSLLALSLGLALMACGGFEHDRTDATGSATAQAGLSEVKISVPTVQCGSCQNKVEKALQAVAGVKTAKVDLDAKVARVSFDPQKVGLAELEKAIALAGYDANNVKRDSTAYAGLDPCCKLPEDR, via the coding sequence ATGGTAAGAAACTCTCTTCTCGCTCTGTCACTCGGTCTGGCCCTTATGGCGTGCGGCGGTTTCGAGCACGACCGCACCGACGCCACTGGTTCCGCCACAGCGCAGGCCGGCCTTTCGGAAGTAAAGATCAGCGTGCCCACCGTGCAATGCGGCAGTTGCCAGAACAAGGTTGAGAAGGCACTGCAAGCAGTGGCGGGCGTGAAAACGGCAAAGGTTGACCTGGATGCCAAAGTCGCACGGGTGAGCTTCGATCCGCAAAAGGTCGGACTGGCTGAGCTGGAGAAGGCCATCGCGCTGGCGGGATATGATGCGAACAATGTCAAGCGCGATTCCACGGCCTATGCTGGGCTCGATCCCTGTTGCAAGCTGCCGGAAGACCGCTGA
- a CDS encoding efflux RND transporter permease subunit encodes MLPKIIDWSIRNKFLVVLLTVFAIIGGIYAMLNTPVDAIPDLSDVQVIIYTKFEGQSPRIVEDQVTYPLTTAMVSVPRSTVVRGYSFFGYSLVYVIFEDGTDIYWARSRVLEYLNYAANRLPKGVVPALGPDATGVGWVFQYALRSNKRDLAELRSIQDWYLKYELSAVEGVSEVASIGGFVKQYQVTVDPNRLLAYNIPLDMVMMAIRKSNHDVGGESIEMSETEFMIRGLGYLKSVDDIKKIPLMVDKRGGTPVYLRDVADVQIGPEMRRGIGELNGEGEAVGGIIVMRYGENALKVIDGVKKKLEILKAGLPEDVEIVTVYDRSALIKRAISNLRQKLIEEISVVGLVCLIFLLHLRSGFVAIFTLPTAVLISFLIMYYQGINANIMSLGGIAIAIGAMVDAAIIMIENAHKHLERDAGKKAHWNIIADASKEVGPSLFYSLMVMTVSFLPVFALQQQEGRLFKPLAFTKTYAMAASAFLAITIVPILMGFFIRGRLRPEEKNPINRFLIKLYDPVLHFVLRWKKSVLVAALIILGVTVYPFSKIGNEFMPPLYEGDLLYMPTTLPGISVTKARELLQQTDKIIRQFPEVHHVYGKIGRAETATDPAGLDMIETMIMLKPEKEWRPGMTVDKLINEMDAALKIPGLSNVWTMPIKNRTDMLSTGIKTPVGVKISGPDLQTLEAIGKEVEAAVKQVPNTLSAFAERAVGGNYVDFHVNRDEAARYGLTVDDIHNVIQSAMGGMAVTTTVEGLERYPVNLRYSRELRDNIEALKRVLVATPTGQQIPLGQLATLSINKGPMVIRSEDTRPNVWVYVDIKDIDVGTYVNMAKRAVAENVKLPPGYNIVWSGQYEYMQRAQQRLMIVIPMTALIIFVIIYLSTRSVTKTMIVFLAVPFSLVGAIWLLYLLDYNFSIAVWVGMIALAGLDAETGVVMLLYLDVAFDNARKKGLMRTLADLREAIYEGAVRRIRPKVMTVGTTFVGLLPIMWSAGTGADLMKRIAAPMVGGLFTSLLLELMVYPVIYYLWRRRELQKVNTDETDKQGRVQHG; translated from the coding sequence ATGCTACCTAAAATAATAGATTGGTCCATCCGCAACAAATTTCTCGTCGTCCTGCTCACCGTCTTTGCGATCATCGGCGGAATTTACGCGATGCTCAACACGCCGGTGGATGCGATTCCGGACTTGAGCGATGTGCAGGTGATCATCTACACCAAGTTCGAGGGCCAGTCGCCGCGCATTGTTGAAGACCAGGTGACGTATCCGTTGACCACGGCGATGGTCTCGGTGCCGCGCTCGACGGTGGTGCGCGGTTATTCGTTTTTCGGCTACTCGCTGGTTTACGTGATTTTTGAGGACGGCACCGATATTTATTGGGCGCGCTCGCGCGTGCTCGAATATCTCAATTACGCGGCGAATCGCCTGCCCAAAGGCGTCGTGCCCGCGCTCGGCCCGGATGCCACCGGCGTCGGCTGGGTGTTTCAATATGCACTGAGATCGAACAAGCGCGATCTTGCCGAGCTGCGTTCGATTCAAGATTGGTATTTGAAATATGAATTAAGCGCGGTGGAAGGCGTTTCGGAAGTCGCCAGCATCGGCGGATTCGTCAAGCAATACCAAGTCACCGTTGATCCCAATCGCCTGCTCGCCTACAATATTCCGCTCGACATGGTGATGATGGCGATCCGCAAGAGCAACCACGACGTGGGCGGCGAAAGCATCGAAATGAGTGAGACGGAGTTCATGATTCGCGGCCTCGGCTATCTCAAGTCTGTCGACGACATCAAAAAGATTCCGCTGATGGTGGACAAGAGGGGCGGCACGCCGGTGTATTTGCGCGACGTGGCGGACGTGCAAATCGGCCCGGAAATGCGCCGCGGCATCGGCGAGCTCAACGGCGAAGGCGAGGCGGTGGGCGGCATCATCGTCATGCGCTACGGCGAGAATGCGCTGAAAGTGATTGACGGCGTGAAGAAAAAGCTGGAAATCTTGAAGGCCGGCCTGCCGGAGGACGTGGAGATTGTCACTGTTTACGACCGCTCGGCGCTGATCAAGCGCGCGATTTCCAATTTGCGCCAAAAGCTGATCGAAGAGATTTCCGTCGTCGGCCTCGTGTGTTTGATCTTTCTGCTGCACCTGCGCAGCGGCTTTGTCGCAATCTTCACCTTGCCCACCGCGGTGTTGATCTCGTTTTTGATCATGTACTATCAAGGCATCAACGCCAATATCATGTCACTCGGCGGCATTGCCATCGCCATCGGCGCGATGGTGGACGCGGCGATCATCATGATCGAAAACGCGCACAAGCATCTCGAGCGCGATGCCGGCAAAAAAGCGCATTGGAACATTATTGCCGACGCTTCCAAGGAAGTCGGGCCTTCGCTGTTCTATTCTTTGATGGTGATGACCGTGTCGTTTTTGCCCGTCTTCGCTTTGCAGCAGCAGGAAGGCCGGCTCTTCAAGCCGCTGGCCTTCACCAAAACCTATGCGATGGCGGCCTCGGCATTTCTGGCGATTACCATCGTGCCGATCTTGATGGGTTTTTTCATTCGCGGCCGTCTCCGGCCGGAGGAAAAAAATCCCATCAACCGTTTTTTGATCAAGCTGTACGACCCGGTGCTGCACTTCGTGTTGCGCTGGAAAAAATCAGTACTGGTCGCGGCGTTGATCATCCTCGGCGTAACGGTTTATCCCTTCTCGAAAATCGGCAACGAATTCATGCCGCCACTTTACGAGGGCGACTTGCTCTACATGCCGACGACTTTGCCCGGCATCAGCGTCACCAAAGCGCGCGAGCTGCTGCAGCAGACCGACAAGATCATCCGCCAATTTCCGGAAGTGCATCACGTCTACGGCAAAATCGGCCGCGCCGAAACCGCGACTGATCCGGCCGGCCTCGACATGATTGAAACAATGATCATGCTCAAACCGGAAAAGGAATGGCGGCCCGGCATGACGGTGGACAAACTCATCAACGAGATGGATGCGGCGCTGAAAATTCCCGGCTTGTCGAACGTATGGACGATGCCGATCAAGAATCGCACCGACATGCTGTCGACCGGCATCAAGACGCCAGTTGGCGTCAAAATCTCCGGTCCTGATTTGCAGACGCTGGAAGCCATCGGCAAGGAAGTCGAAGCCGCGGTCAAGCAAGTGCCGAATACGCTTTCTGCTTTCGCGGAGCGCGCGGTCGGCGGAAACTACGTCGATTTCCATGTTAATCGCGACGAAGCCGCGCGCTACGGCTTGACAGTTGATGATATTCACAACGTCATTCAATCCGCCATGGGCGGGATGGCGGTGACGACAACAGTTGAGGGGCTCGAGCGCTACCCCGTGAATTTGCGCTACAGCCGCGAATTGCGCGACAATATCGAGGCGCTCAAGCGTGTGCTGGTGGCAACGCCGACCGGACAGCAAATTCCGCTCGGCCAGCTCGCCACCCTCAGCATCAACAAGGGACCGATGGTGATTCGCAGCGAAGACACGCGCCCCAATGTTTGGGTGTATGTCGATATCAAAGACATCGATGTCGGCACCTATGTGAACATGGCGAAGCGCGCGGTGGCGGAAAATGTGAAACTGCCGCCAGGATACAACATCGTGTGGAGCGGGCAGTATGAATACATGCAACGCGCCCAGCAACGGCTGATGATCGTCATCCCCATGACCGCCCTCATCATTTTCGTCATCATTTATCTCAGCACGCGCTCGGTGACAAAGACGATGATCGTGTTTCTGGCGGTGCCATTCTCGCTGGTCGGCGCCATTTGGCTGCTCTACCTGCTTGATTACAATTTCAGCATCGCGGTATGGGTCGGCATGATCGCGCTCGCCGGCTTGGATGCCGAAACCGGCGTGGTGATGCTGCTTTATCTCGATGTCGCTTTTGACAACGCCAGAAAAAAAGGATTGATGCGAACGCTGGCAGATTTGCGTGAGGCAATTTACGAAGGCGCGGTGCGCCGCATTCGCCCGAAAGTAATGACCGTCGGAACGACGTTCGTCGGCCTGCTGCCGATCATGTGGAGCGCCGGCACCGGCGCCGACTTGATGAAGCGCATCGCCGCGCCGATGGTGGGCGGATTGTTTACTTCGCTGCTGTTGGAGTTGATGGTTTATCCGGTGATTTATTATCTTTGGAGGAGACGAGAGCTTCAAAAAGTAAACACTGATGAAACAGATAAACAAGGAAGGGTGCAGCATGGCTAA